A genomic region of Novipirellula aureliae contains the following coding sequences:
- a CDS encoding PVC-type heme-binding CxxCH protein, with product MNAPCFTELPNLPRKWFFLLAVALAMPGIQLAGYRTNDCWAEFPALFNTEKQADKPVMSATVAAASIELPERFHASAFAAEPEVMNPIAMAWDGRGRLWVAENFTYAERSQRFQLDLRDRVLIFDNTSADHFATRRVFTDDIQMLTGLEIGYGGVWLMCPPRLLFLADKDQDDTPDGPATVVLDGFTVAQQNYHNFANGLRFGPDGWLYGRCGGSCPGKIGTPETPDSNRPALTGGVWRYHPLSKAVEVLNAGTTNPWGHDWNDVGEMFFCNTVNGHLWHTIAGAHHPRPFTLDPNRRTYEPIDFHADHWHFDTGKKWMESRDGSANDYGGGHAHSGTLVYQGGRWPKQYDGALFTLNFHGRRANRERIEADGSGYTIKHGSDFFLAADPWFRGIDLSTGPDGNVFVLDWSDTGECHEHTGVHRESGRIYKISYDPQQSESNVPSRKIAEVDFAAGKSNDLHDWPASELVLAHRASNRWYLRQARLELIRRTRLNVEHDDPQTMDAAIAELRKNLLVDKSNSPAVTVQSLLTLHACSKLDQDEVVRLMTTHPYPSVRRTAVRIATEAWPIDDVMGPSWKANFSATVNQDNSLDKLVETFANMARNESNASVRLALASTLQRLPIDRRKTLAIELVAHAEDAGDHNIPLMIWYGLIPLGSRDAGELVEIAGRCRIPTTLKWIARCVAEEMRRQPQAFDALLVEICNRSSIGEQETMMSGICDGLRGWKRADRPEAWNQIAALRAKPLERYVRELGVLFGDGRALQELKQTALGKNSESVSYESRLSALETLIQVGDDDLRAICESLLPDARMNVLAAEGLAKFDDPSIARQLIRRYFAFRSPDRPKIISLLVSRKSFANELLKAIQEEKIHRSDLSAFQARQIQSHHDQSLNRTLANVWGQVHDTPAARLEQIDKLKQALSTETIAASDKSNGRTLFNKHCSTCHRLYGEGATFGPDLSGANRSDLDYLLSNIVDPSGVVDKDYQMTVVLLDDGRIVNGLVVDQSDETMTLKTSTETIVIRTEEIEDQKRTNQSSMPEGLLETLSDQETQDLIGYLMHPSQVD from the coding sequence ATGAACGCACCCTGTTTCACCGAGCTGCCGAACCTACCACGCAAGTGGTTCTTCCTATTGGCCGTCGCCTTAGCGATGCCAGGAATCCAATTAGCGGGATACCGAACAAACGACTGCTGGGCCGAATTCCCCGCCCTGTTCAATACTGAAAAGCAAGCCGACAAACCAGTCATGTCCGCAACGGTCGCGGCGGCGTCCATCGAACTTCCGGAGCGGTTTCACGCGTCGGCCTTTGCGGCGGAACCCGAGGTGATGAATCCAATCGCAATGGCATGGGATGGACGCGGACGACTTTGGGTTGCCGAGAACTTCACCTATGCCGAGCGCAGCCAACGATTTCAATTGGATCTGCGCGATCGTGTTCTCATCTTCGATAATACATCGGCTGACCACTTTGCAACTCGCCGCGTCTTCACCGATGACATTCAAATGCTGACGGGATTGGAAATCGGTTATGGTGGCGTTTGGCTAATGTGTCCTCCGAGGTTGTTGTTCCTAGCCGACAAAGATCAAGACGATACGCCGGATGGGCCCGCCACCGTCGTTTTGGATGGGTTTACCGTGGCCCAACAAAACTATCACAACTTTGCCAATGGACTACGATTCGGTCCCGATGGCTGGCTGTACGGTCGATGTGGTGGATCATGCCCAGGCAAAATCGGCACCCCTGAGACCCCGGACTCGAATCGACCTGCGCTGACCGGCGGCGTATGGCGATACCACCCGCTAAGCAAAGCGGTGGAGGTTTTGAACGCAGGAACGACGAACCCTTGGGGGCATGACTGGAACGATGTCGGCGAGATGTTCTTTTGCAATACCGTCAACGGACACCTTTGGCACACGATCGCGGGTGCTCATCATCCACGCCCCTTCACACTCGATCCCAATCGGCGTACTTACGAACCAATCGATTTCCATGCCGATCATTGGCACTTTGATACAGGAAAAAAGTGGATGGAATCACGCGATGGATCCGCTAACGATTACGGCGGCGGCCACGCCCATTCGGGAACACTCGTCTATCAAGGTGGACGATGGCCCAAACAATATGATGGCGCATTGTTCACATTGAACTTTCATGGAAGACGTGCAAATCGTGAACGGATCGAAGCGGACGGCAGCGGGTACACGATTAAACATGGCAGCGACTTTTTTTTAGCGGCTGACCCTTGGTTTCGTGGTATCGACTTGTCTACGGGTCCAGACGGAAATGTGTTTGTCTTGGATTGGTCCGATACAGGAGAATGCCATGAACACACCGGCGTTCACCGTGAAAGTGGTCGGATCTACAAAATCAGCTATGATCCACAGCAAAGTGAATCCAATGTGCCGAGTCGCAAAATCGCGGAGGTCGATTTCGCAGCAGGCAAAAGCAATGATTTGCATGATTGGCCGGCGAGCGAATTGGTGCTGGCTCATCGTGCCAGCAATCGCTGGTATCTGCGTCAAGCACGACTCGAACTCATCCGTCGGACACGACTCAACGTCGAACATGACGATCCACAAACGATGGACGCAGCGATCGCAGAACTGCGGAAAAACCTACTGGTGGACAAAAGCAATTCGCCAGCCGTTACCGTTCAATCCCTGTTGACACTTCACGCTTGCAGCAAGTTGGATCAAGATGAAGTTGTCCGCCTGATGACGACCCATCCGTACCCATCCGTCAGACGTACAGCGGTTCGGATTGCCACCGAGGCGTGGCCGATCGATGACGTGATGGGACCTTCTTGGAAAGCAAACTTTTCGGCAACGGTAAACCAAGACAATTCGCTCGACAAGCTTGTGGAGACCTTCGCTAACATGGCAAGGAACGAGTCGAACGCCAGTGTTCGTTTGGCCCTAGCATCGACGCTGCAAAGATTGCCGATCGACCGCCGAAAAACGTTGGCGATTGAGTTGGTCGCTCATGCCGAAGATGCTGGCGACCATAATATTCCGCTAATGATTTGGTATGGATTGATACCGCTAGGCAGCCGGGATGCAGGCGAGCTAGTCGAGATTGCTGGTAGGTGCCGGATTCCCACAACTCTAAAATGGATCGCGCGTTGTGTTGCCGAAGAGATGCGTCGACAACCGCAAGCGTTCGACGCATTACTGGTCGAGATTTGCAATCGGTCATCCATCGGGGAACAGGAGACAATGATGAGTGGAATCTGTGACGGGCTGCGTGGATGGAAGCGAGCCGACCGACCCGAAGCATGGAATCAAATTGCGGCGCTCCGTGCAAAGCCGCTGGAACGCTATGTTCGAGAACTTGGCGTGTTGTTTGGTGATGGCCGAGCTTTGCAAGAACTAAAACAAACAGCCCTTGGGAAGAATAGCGAGTCCGTGTCCTACGAATCGCGTCTATCCGCTTTGGAAACATTGATCCAAGTTGGCGACGATGATTTGCGAGCCATTTGCGAAAGCTTGCTTCCAGATGCTCGGATGAATGTTCTTGCGGCGGAGGGCTTGGCGAAATTCGACGATCCGTCGATCGCCCGCCAGTTGATTCGCCGCTACTTCGCGTTTCGTAGCCCCGATCGACCAAAAATTATCTCCTTGTTGGTTAGCCGGAAATCGTTTGCGAATGAATTATTGAAGGCAATCCAAGAGGAAAAAATCCATCGATCCGATTTATCTGCGTTTCAAGCGAGACAAATCCAAAGTCATCACGATCAATCGCTCAACCGTACCCTTGCCAACGTGTGGGGCCAAGTTCACGACACCCCTGCGGCAAGACTAGAACAAATCGACAAGCTCAAGCAAGCATTGTCGACGGAAACCATCGCAGCGTCAGATAAATCAAACGGGCGAACTTTGTTTAACAAACACTGCAGCACATGTCACCGCCTTTATGGCGAAGGGGCAACGTTTGGCCCCGACCTTTCTGGTGCAAACCGGAGTGATCTCGATTATTTACTCTCGAACATCGTCGACCCTAGCGGCGTGGTCGACAAGGACTACCAAATGACGGTCGTGCTGCTCGACGACGGACGCATTGTCAATGGATTGGTTGTCGACCAATCGGACGAAACAATGACCCTGAAAACGAGCACGGAGACGATCGTTATTCGCACCGAAGAGATCGAAGATCAAAAACGGACGAACCAATCGTCGATGCCCGAAGGTCTGCTCGAGACTCTATCGGATCAAGAAACCCAAGATTTAATCGGCTACCTGATGCACCCCAGTCAGGTGGATTAG
- a CDS encoding 3-ketoacyl-ACP reductase, giving the protein MKKRRVALVTGGTRGIGLGIAKCLAGDPASNRESFDLVVCGVREADQVGESIEAIKKLGVDVLYCRCDVAVTEARQAMLDQIESHFGRLDVLVNNAGVAPKRRLDMMEATEEDFEWVLKTNLQGPYFLTQQVSNWFVRQGKSESDNGVPSQTRTIINVSSISATVASPSRGEYCISKAGVSMATRLWAVRLAEYGIPVFEVRPGITATDMTSAVKEKYDRLIAEGLIPQSRWGQPEDTGKIVAAMACGDFGYSTGQVVMVDGGMTIPRL; this is encoded by the coding sequence ATGAAAAAGCGACGAGTGGCCTTGGTGACCGGCGGCACACGAGGTATCGGACTTGGAATCGCCAAATGCCTAGCGGGCGACCCCGCATCGAACCGCGAATCGTTCGACTTGGTGGTCTGCGGTGTTCGCGAAGCCGATCAAGTCGGCGAGAGTATTGAAGCAATCAAAAAGCTTGGTGTCGATGTTCTCTATTGCCGATGTGATGTCGCAGTAACCGAAGCCCGCCAGGCGATGCTTGATCAAATCGAATCTCACTTCGGCCGTCTTGACGTTCTCGTCAATAACGCGGGTGTCGCCCCGAAGAGGCGACTTGATATGATGGAAGCGACCGAAGAGGATTTTGAATGGGTTCTCAAAACAAATTTGCAAGGACCCTATTTCCTGACTCAGCAAGTTTCCAATTGGTTTGTCAGGCAAGGCAAATCCGAGTCGGATAACGGCGTTCCCTCGCAGACGCGAACGATCATCAACGTTTCGTCGATCTCGGCGACGGTGGCTTCGCCAAGCCGCGGGGAGTACTGCATCTCGAAAGCAGGCGTCAGTATGGCGACCCGTTTATGGGCCGTCCGCTTAGCCGAATACGGGATTCCTGTATTCGAAGTGCGACCTGGAATCACGGCAACCGATATGACCTCGGCCGTCAAAGAAAAGTATGATCGACTGATCGCGGAAGGATTGATTCCACAATCACGGTGGGGACAACCCGAAGATACAGGAAAGATCGTCGCGGCAATGGCCTGCGGCGATTTTGGTTACTCGACCGGACAGGTCGTCATGGTCGACGGCGGAATGACCATTCCACGGTTGTAA
- a CDS encoding potassium channel protein: MSQKNAKLLWIAVHTAPVMFWLALIFLVCQAVLIVIWVDVPNLRENLSANVSEPVISSGAGMVTIESFAIRLMQLIWPIVIAESIFHWLTRPWNRQTRSFHFFSLLIAICPSLRMCAKSLQMGERIWLPSLGWRKADARMRRRLERRFSMPMIGIALLIMPVLIVEWFMKTQVADYRWLRFALHFSTGMIWFCFAAEFILMVSLAEKKFQYCRKHWIDLAIIILPLFSFLRSLRLLRATGITKLVRLSQLNQVARMYRLRGTAMRVARAMVLLDLIERMLHTSPEKSLIKLRRQHDELENQVKLIRRKIRRLEREIELSQLTASEEAENA, from the coding sequence GTGAGTCAAAAGAACGCCAAACTGTTATGGATTGCCGTTCATACAGCTCCCGTGATGTTCTGGCTTGCGCTAATCTTTCTGGTTTGCCAAGCCGTCTTGATCGTGATCTGGGTTGACGTTCCAAATTTGCGAGAGAATCTTTCCGCAAACGTTAGTGAGCCGGTGATCTCGAGCGGTGCGGGCATGGTGACAATCGAGTCATTCGCGATTCGCTTGATGCAATTGATTTGGCCAATCGTGATCGCCGAATCGATTTTCCACTGGCTCACCCGGCCTTGGAACCGCCAAACGCGGTCGTTCCATTTCTTCAGTCTTCTGATTGCGATTTGCCCCTCGCTGCGAATGTGCGCAAAAAGTCTGCAGATGGGCGAACGCATTTGGCTTCCGAGCTTGGGATGGCGAAAAGCAGACGCGAGAATGCGCCGCCGCTTGGAACGGCGATTTAGTATGCCAATGATTGGCATTGCCTTGCTAATCATGCCAGTACTGATCGTCGAATGGTTCATGAAAACGCAGGTTGCGGATTACCGCTGGCTACGTTTCGCGTTGCATTTTTCCACCGGAATGATCTGGTTCTGTTTTGCGGCCGAGTTCATTTTGATGGTGTCGTTAGCAGAAAAGAAATTTCAGTATTGCCGAAAGCACTGGATCGATTTGGCAATCATCATCTTGCCGCTATTTTCTTTTTTGCGGTCGTTGAGGCTATTGCGGGCAACGGGTATCACCAAATTGGTTCGCCTCTCGCAACTGAATCAAGTCGCACGTATGTATCGACTGCGAGGCACGGCGATGCGAGTTGCCCGGGCGATGGTTCTGCTCGATCTGATCGAACGAATGCTCCATACATCACCAGAAAAGTCTCTGATTAAACTGCGGAGACAACATGATGAGCTAGAGAATCAAGTGAAATTGATTCGACGCAAGATCCGTCGTCTCGAACGGGAAATTGAATTGAGCCAGTTGACAGCGAGCGAAGAAGCGGAGAACGCCTGA
- a CDS encoding glycosyl hydrolase, whose protein sequence is MIIDTSITPESLLPSLQVFWEISGQKITSINRDYDSSQGSPVFTIGGLYTTRGWTEWTQGFQYGSEILQFDASGDGSMLELGRQNTLARMAPHITHFGVHDHGFNNVSTYGNLLRLMQEGVIEANHWEKNYYELALMASGAVQAKRWTSLPVGGYIYSFNGPHSLFADTIRSLRALAVSHQLGHALMDENDRSISLLGRLVEHAKTTADYAVYYGEGRDAYDVRGRTAHESLFNLNDGNYRCPNSQQGFSPFTTWTRGLAWIIAGYPEQLEFLATRPDEEFEVFGGRESVETFMLKAARASCEFYIENSAADGIPYWDTGAPELYKLGDDYLSRPADPFNQFEPVDSSAAAIASQGLIRLGHYLEAKGDSDAATRYRQAGLTVLRTLLHEPYLSTSPSHQGLILHSVYHRPNGWDHIPEGQSVPCGESSMWGDYHAREVALYVLRMATGKPYYKFYLS, encoded by the coding sequence ATGATAATTGATACGTCAATCACTCCTGAAAGTTTGCTTCCAAGCCTGCAAGTATTCTGGGAGATTTCGGGGCAGAAGATTACCTCGATAAACCGTGACTATGACTCCAGCCAAGGGTCGCCGGTCTTCACCATCGGCGGACTCTACACGACGCGAGGTTGGACCGAGTGGACGCAAGGCTTTCAGTACGGTAGCGAAATCCTGCAGTTTGATGCCTCTGGTGACGGCTCAATGTTAGAACTGGGCCGCCAAAACACACTTGCAAGAATGGCTCCCCACATCACCCACTTTGGGGTTCATGACCACGGGTTTAATAACGTCAGTACCTATGGAAACCTGCTGCGGTTAATGCAAGAAGGCGTGATCGAAGCCAACCATTGGGAGAAAAACTATTACGAACTCGCTTTAATGGCATCGGGGGCAGTCCAGGCGAAGCGTTGGACATCGTTACCAGTCGGCGGATACATCTACTCATTTAATGGTCCGCATTCATTGTTTGCCGATACCATTCGCTCGCTTCGGGCTTTGGCAGTATCGCACCAACTCGGGCACGCTTTGATGGATGAAAACGATCGATCCATAAGTCTGCTAGGGCGATTGGTCGAGCACGCGAAAACGACAGCCGACTATGCGGTGTATTACGGTGAAGGACGCGATGCCTACGACGTTCGCGGACGAACGGCCCATGAGAGTCTCTTCAATCTTAACGATGGAAATTATCGCTGTCCCAATTCACAACAAGGCTTTTCGCCGTTTACCACTTGGACTCGGGGATTGGCCTGGATTATCGCAGGCTATCCTGAACAATTGGAATTCCTTGCTACCCGACCCGATGAGGAGTTCGAAGTATTTGGAGGTCGTGAATCGGTAGAGACGTTTATGCTCAAGGCCGCTCGTGCGAGTTGTGAATTCTACATCGAGAACTCGGCTGCCGATGGCATCCCCTATTGGGATACCGGGGCACCCGAGTTGTACAAACTCGGAGACGACTATCTAAGTCGTCCTGCGGATCCCTTCAACCAATTTGAGCCCGTTGATAGCTCTGCTGCTGCGATCGCTTCGCAAGGCCTGATTCGGCTTGGACATTATTTGGAGGCGAAAGGGGACTCGGATGCAGCCACTCGCTATCGCCAAGCTGGTTTGACCGTCTTGAGGACGCTATTGCACGAGCCCTATCTGAGCACGAGCCCTTCTCATCAAGGTCTGATTTTGCATTCGGTCTACCATCGTCCTAATGGATGGGATCATATTCCCGAAGGACAAAGTGTGCCTTGTGGTGAAAGTTCGATGTGGGGCGATTACCATGCCCGTGAAGTTGCTTTGTATGTTCTACGCATGGCGACGGGGAAGCCATACTACAAGTTTTATCTGTCGTAA
- a CDS encoding DUF1559 family PulG-like putative transporter, giving the protein MMNLSQNSDHKNLRRKQAFTLVELLVVIAIIGVLVGLLLPAVQAAREAARRIQCSNNLKQMGLGFHNYHAAYRKFPVGGAGAASATNAFIKKLWRPSWGTSLLPFIEQPGIYEKLDMDVSYLDPANHDAGAEIVPTYLCPSAPKSTLLRPNGDNLSSTVLFGRTDYGGNYGERGLRCAPLKNCPNNYSDIGITDGVGRGVLLFGKDGQLGINAILDGTSHTIIVGEAPEGLHSIWIGHKNLFDQSAPISAHVLPGTDWVSCSPGLNSREGNFCDLGQEFHSYHVGGSLFLMVDGSVRTVTDDIDLKTFAALLSRRGGEIVADF; this is encoded by the coding sequence ATGATGAACCTATCTCAGAACTCCGACCACAAAAATCTCAGACGGAAGCAGGCATTCACGCTTGTTGAGTTGCTCGTCGTGATTGCGATCATTGGCGTTTTGGTGGGACTGCTGCTACCAGCGGTCCAAGCGGCACGTGAAGCGGCACGTCGAATCCAGTGCTCTAATAATTTGAAGCAGATGGGGCTTGGGTTTCACAACTACCATGCAGCCTATCGGAAATTCCCGGTTGGCGGTGCGGGCGCGGCGAGTGCCACGAACGCCTTCATTAAAAAACTTTGGAGGCCAAGCTGGGGAACGTCTTTATTGCCTTTCATCGAGCAACCAGGGATCTATGAAAAGCTCGATATGGATGTGTCTTATCTCGACCCCGCCAACCACGATGCAGGGGCCGAAATTGTCCCCACTTACCTTTGCCCCTCGGCACCAAAGTCGACGTTACTTCGCCCCAACGGTGACAACCTCAGTTCGACGGTTCTTTTTGGGCGAACCGATTACGGCGGCAACTATGGCGAGCGGGGGCTACGCTGTGCTCCGCTGAAAAATTGCCCGAACAACTATTCCGATATCGGCATTACCGATGGCGTTGGTCGAGGTGTTTTGTTGTTTGGGAAGGATGGCCAACTTGGAATCAATGCCATCCTTGACGGTACGTCCCACACGATCATCGTCGGCGAAGCACCCGAGGGGCTACATTCCATCTGGATCGGTCACAAAAACCTGTTCGACCAAAGTGCTCCCATCAGTGCTCACGTCCTTCCAGGAACCGATTGGGTTTCGTGTTCGCCAGGTCTCAACAGTCGCGAAGGGAACTTTTGTGACCTTGGGCAAGAATTCCATAGCTATCACGTTGGTGGTTCGCTGTTCTTGATGGTCGATGGATCGGTCCGCACGGTCACGGATGACATTGATCTCAAAACCTTCGCGGCATTGTTGTCGCGGCGCGGCGGCGAAATTGTTGCCGACTTTTAA
- a CDS encoding ATP-grasp domain-containing protein: MQQPIILIGASVRSAAESAIRGGLRVIGVDSFGDVDCRSAAEEFHALPKSGVSRQELIATLSRRFPNSPFILVGGFQDDNFLSQVLGSGRHVDCRQPEVLRLVADKANIRFPETTSSTALVSNGRWLEKSLIRTGGLGVRWFDRQTSGPSASPSSKPNASKTIRQRWIAGRRWGITYLSDGVAAVCLGVCRSLHTRKAGLPFVYGGSFGPIDLLPSQLQIANDLGQAFVQQSAYAGLFNADVIVDRDNGVWLLEINLRWTASSELVEAAMIDQGILRTGESLFATALHTSLGWVTASPGFGAMQQRIAEATKSKSRFRPRLKKIVYASRRVAFCTNRTRQYLTAAMRIRDIPAQGSNIEEGEPVVSLIVDWQRTRQADLRQAISSIGSRKV; the protein is encoded by the coding sequence TTGCAGCAACCCATAATTCTCATCGGTGCGAGTGTCCGCTCGGCAGCCGAGTCGGCGATTCGTGGCGGCCTACGAGTCATCGGCGTCGATTCATTCGGAGATGTCGATTGCCGTAGCGCAGCCGAAGAATTTCATGCACTGCCTAAATCAGGCGTTTCCCGACAAGAACTCATTGCAACACTTAGCCGCCGGTTTCCCAATAGCCCCTTCATTTTGGTGGGTGGCTTTCAAGACGACAATTTTCTCTCACAAGTATTGGGCAGCGGCCGCCACGTTGATTGTCGCCAACCCGAAGTGCTTCGTCTCGTCGCTGACAAGGCCAATATCCGGTTTCCTGAAACAACGTCCTCAACAGCTCTTGTTTCGAATGGACGATGGCTGGAAAAATCGCTCATCCGTACCGGAGGACTGGGGGTTCGATGGTTCGATCGGCAAACGTCAGGTCCTTCAGCCTCGCCAAGCTCGAAACCAAACGCAAGCAAAACAATACGGCAACGTTGGATTGCCGGACGCCGTTGGGGGATTACCTATCTATCTGATGGAGTCGCTGCGGTCTGCCTTGGGGTATGCCGGTCGCTGCACACTCGCAAAGCAGGATTACCGTTTGTCTATGGCGGTTCATTCGGGCCCATCGACCTTTTGCCATCCCAGCTTCAAATTGCCAACGACTTGGGGCAAGCGTTCGTGCAGCAGAGCGCGTATGCAGGTCTGTTTAACGCCGATGTCATCGTGGATCGCGATAACGGAGTATGGCTCCTCGAAATCAATCTGCGTTGGACGGCTTCGAGTGAATTGGTTGAAGCCGCGATGATCGACCAAGGGATTCTGCGGACAGGTGAATCGCTGTTCGCTACAGCACTTCACACTTCGTTGGGCTGGGTGACGGCATCCCCTGGCTTTGGAGCGATGCAGCAACGAATCGCGGAAGCAACGAAGTCCAAATCCCGTTTTCGGCCCAGGCTCAAGAAGATCGTCTATGCATCGCGCCGAGTGGCGTTTTGCACAAACCGAACCCGTCAGTACCTGACGGCCGCGATGCGAATTCGTGACATTCCTGCACAAGGATCCAATATTGAAGAAGGCGAGCCAGTCGTCAGTTTGATCGTTGATTGGCAGCGAACTCGTCAAGCGGACCTACGGCAAGCGATCTCATCCATCGGATCGCGAAAAGTCTGA
- a CDS encoding rhomboid family intramembrane serine protease, translated as MQSQRSHRHSHPPFEFDDRRSCMEARLVLESAGIGSHAYQQHHRWWLAVADENESAAAAELNAYELEKAESPAVNKPKRTELFGGAMAGVFAYAVILISFFLLADVSAYQINWSLLGQMQADKVTGGQWWRCVTALTLHVDGSHLISNLGFGAVFGLLAGRILGGGVAWLTIVLAGTLGNAINAFVRDPEHVSIGASTAVFAALGIMVAHALRPPALDASSAAAEKWQKRWSPLIGGVLLLAMLGIGGERTDVVAHVTGFLSGVLIGWFGCRLPTRVLASSTIQCCAAMAAMALIAFAWSLSITSPVDR; from the coding sequence ATGCAATCGCAACGATCACATCGCCACTCGCATCCCCCGTTCGAATTCGACGATCGCCGCTCCTGCATGGAAGCAAGACTTGTCCTCGAATCGGCCGGGATCGGCTCGCACGCTTACCAACAACACCACCGTTGGTGGCTGGCGGTCGCGGACGAAAACGAATCGGCCGCGGCGGCGGAACTCAATGCTTATGAGCTCGAGAAAGCTGAATCGCCGGCGGTAAATAAGCCGAAACGAACCGAGTTGTTCGGCGGCGCGATGGCGGGCGTCTTTGCCTACGCTGTGATCCTCATTTCGTTTTTCCTGCTCGCAGACGTTTCTGCCTATCAGATCAATTGGTCTCTTCTCGGACAAATGCAAGCAGACAAGGTGACCGGCGGCCAATGGTGGCGATGCGTGACCGCTTTGACGCTGCATGTCGATGGCTCTCACCTGATATCGAACTTGGGGTTCGGAGCCGTGTTCGGACTGTTGGCAGGGCGAATTCTCGGCGGTGGTGTCGCTTGGCTGACGATCGTGTTGGCGGGTACGCTCGGCAATGCGATCAACGCGTTTGTGCGAGACCCCGAGCATGTCTCGATCGGAGCCTCCACCGCCGTCTTTGCCGCATTGGGAATCATGGTCGCCCATGCGCTTCGGCCCCCGGCGTTGGATGCATCCTCAGCAGCTGCCGAGAAGTGGCAAAAGCGCTGGAGCCCGTTGATCGGAGGTGTTCTCTTGTTGGCGATGCTAGGAATCGGTGGCGAGCGAACCGACGTGGTCGCTCATGTGACCGGGTTCCTATCAGGCGTTTTGATCGGATGGTTCGGTTGCCGATTGCCGACCCGAGTTCTGGCGAGTTCAACCATCCAGTGCTGTGCTGCAATGGCGGCAATGGCGTTGATTGCTTTTGCATGGAGCCTGAGTATCACTTCGCCAGTGGATCGGTAG
- a CDS encoding DUF4465 domain-containing protein, which yields MIRILCCLVVVSTMLSTRLSTVNAATVIDFESHPLGVEDFFQGPVPGADESPGPYGGTRFTGNLDIQGVGFSNSYENFYNSWGGFAVSNRTDTTTGDFNNQFSAFPGSGANESSNYGVASGYHDLVGNFTGNEAFDRNNLAHLRGLPSIYLPQDTEAISAFVTNTTYAALTMANGGEGARAFGDTDFFKLSVYGIDANDEVLSNEIEFHLADYRSEDDYIIDAWTLLDLTPLAGASSLHFNLASNDNGNWGMNTPSYFAIDNLTIQAVPEPSSFAILSLGGTAVWFFRRRR from the coding sequence ATGATTCGCATCTTGTGCTGCCTCGTTGTCGTCTCAACCATGTTGTCGACACGACTGTCAACTGTTAACGCCGCGACGGTCATCGATTTCGAAAGCCATCCCCTTGGAGTTGAGGACTTCTTTCAGGGGCCGGTTCCGGGCGCCGATGAAAGTCCCGGGCCGTATGGAGGTACAAGGTTCACAGGCAACCTTGACATTCAAGGAGTCGGTTTCTCAAACAGCTATGAGAATTTCTACAATAGTTGGGGAGGATTCGCGGTTTCCAATCGAACCGATACGACGACCGGAGATTTCAACAATCAATTCAGCGCGTTCCCCGGTTCGGGCGCAAACGAATCGTCTAATTACGGCGTGGCTTCTGGCTACCATGACCTGGTTGGCAACTTCACCGGCAACGAGGCTTTTGATCGCAACAATTTGGCGCACCTTCGCGGTTTGCCCAGCATCTACTTGCCACAAGACACAGAAGCGATTTCTGCGTTTGTCACCAATACGACGTATGCCGCATTGACGATGGCAAACGGTGGCGAAGGAGCAAGGGCATTTGGCGATACGGACTTCTTCAAGCTTTCCGTATACGGCATCGATGCGAATGATGAAGTTTTGTCGAACGAAATTGAATTCCATTTAGCCGATTACCGCTCTGAAGATGACTACATCATCGATGCATGGACCCTGTTGGATTTAACACCCCTCGCGGGCGCATCGAGTTTGCATTTCAACCTTGCTTCGAACGACAATGGCAACTGGGGGATGAACACGCCCAGTTATTTTGCGATCGACAATTTGACGATCCAAGCGGTCCCCGAGCCATCGAGCTTTGCAATCCTGAGTCTAGGTGGAACGGCAGTATGGTTTTTCCGCCGTCGCCGCTAG